The segment AGTTTGCCGTGCCGAAAGGTTAAAGGACGGTCAGCATGCTGGCGACCAGCGGATGACGGACGATGTCCTTATCCGCCAGTTTGACGCAGGCGATGTCTTCGACATTTTCAAGACGGTCCGACATTTCAGACAGACCGGACATTTCCGGCAGAAGGTCGGTCTGATCCGGGTCGCCGGTCAGGATCATGGTGGAATTCCAGCCAAGGCGGGTGACCAGCATCTTGAGCTGTCCATAGGTGCAGTTCTGCGCCTCGTCGATCACGACGAAGGCATTGTTGAGCGTGCGGCCACGCATATAGCCGATTGGTGCGATTTCAATCGTGCCGTCCGACAGATACTGCCGCAGGCGTTTGGCGCCGAGGCGGTCATTGAGCGCGTCATAAAGCGGGCGAAGGTAGGGGGCCATTTTGGCTTCGACGTCGCCGGGCAGGAAGCCGATATTTTCCCCGGCCTCGACCGCGGGACGGGCCAGAACGATGCGGCCGATTTCGCCGTTATCAAGGGCTTCGACGGCTTTGGAAACTGCGATAAAAGTTTTCCCGGTTCCAGCCGGGCCGAGTGCAAGGATGAGGTTGAAGGCGTCGATTGCTTCCATCAGGGCCGCCTGATTTTCGCTTTTGGGGCGAATGTGGCGGCGGAAGCTTTGATCGCGTTGGCCGTTCTGGGGGGCGTCACCCTGACCGTTCAGGGGATGCCAGTTTGACTTGTCACCGTCAAACAGCTCGTGAACGTTGGTATCTGCCTGCTGCGGACGGCTACGACGGCGTGCTGCGCGCTTACCCATAAGTCACCTCATCAATTGTGCCAATAAAGCAAAACGCGCCATTCCATCATGGAAAGGCGCGCATTCAATTTTCATCTTGCGATGGAAGTGGCGGGTGGGTTCTCCGCCGTTCGCAGCAGCATGTTGCATCTGCGATCCGGGGGGCGAAAAATTCCGTTTTACAACGTGCTCTCGCGTCACTCGGGAACCCCTCCTTCGGTCGAGTTCTTGACCGTACTTTGGAATCGTACCCCTACATCCTGTGTTTTGTCACTGTTTTTTATCGGATTAAATTTAAGTGAAATCGGAAACTGAGTCTTTTCAGCGATTTATCCCGCATCTGCGAGATAACTTTTTTCTAATGCAGCCGCTAAGACGTTGCTGATTGGTGTTTTGGCAGGCCAAAACTGATCATCCAGCCGATCAGAAGGAACGCCGCCGAGACCACCAGACAGCCGACCAGACCCCCATACATATAGGCCAGTCCCGACAGGATGGTGCCGGTTAGTCGCCCGACGGCATTGGACATGTAATAGAACCCGACATTCATCGCGACCCTGTCGCCATCGGCATAGGCAAGGATCAGATAGGAATGCAGCGATGAATTGACCGCAAAGACCAGACCGAAGATCATCAAGCCGCCCAGAACGGTGATTTCGGGAGAGATATCAAACTGCACGGCAGCCGCAATGCCCGCCGTTACGATGATCAGGGCGAAAAT is part of the Thalassospira lucentensis genome and harbors:
- a CDS encoding PhoH family protein, whose translation is MGKRAARRRSRPQQADTNVHELFDGDKSNWHPLNGQGDAPQNGQRDQSFRRHIRPKSENQAALMEAIDAFNLILALGPAGTGKTFIAVSKAVEALDNGEIGRIVLARPAVEAGENIGFLPGDVEAKMAPYLRPLYDALNDRLGAKRLRQYLSDGTIEIAPIGYMRGRTLNNAFVVIDEAQNCTYGQLKMLVTRLGWNSTMILTGDPDQTDLLPEMSGLSEMSDRLENVEDIACVKLADKDIVRHPLVASMLTVL